In Perca fluviatilis chromosome 18, GENO_Pfluv_1.0, whole genome shotgun sequence, one genomic interval encodes:
- the LOC120547034 gene encoding transcription factor 24-like: MAVNPLEGLMSVAARHQLVSSPTAEPQRQQSPASPHALRHSTRSSREPRKWVQSVCGSRSNSGSGWESAVQSRTLRSQHSPENAARERSRVRNLRQAFHSLQAALPSVPPDTKLSKLDVLLLATNYIAYLTETLDQGGVLAEHTLPSRPGGYLHPVKKWPMRSLLYCGSVGELLSGVPANQMPPPGQDGAQPLTPAAEAERE; encoded by the exons ATGGCCGTGAATCCTCTGGAAGGTCTCATGTCGGTCGCGGCGAGGCACCAGCTGGTCTCCAGCCCCACCGCTGAGCCACAGAGGCAGCAGAGCCCAGCATCCCCGCACGCACTCAGGCACAGCACACGCAGCAGCCGGGAGCCCAGGAAGTGG GtgcagtctgtgtgtgggtcCAGGTCAAACTCTGGTTCTGGTTGGGAGTCTGCGGTCCAGTCCAGGACACTGAGGAGTCAGCACTCCCCAGAAAACGCAGCGCGAGAGCGGAGCCGCGTTCGCAACCTCCGCCAGGCCTTCCACAGCCTGCAG GCTGCTCTGCCCTCCGTCCCCCCAGACACCAAACTGTCCAAGCTGGATGTCCTGCTTCTGGCTACCAACTACATAGCTTACCTAACAGAGACACTGGACCAGGGGGGGGTGTTGGCTGAGCACACGCTGCCCTCCCGGCCGGGTGGATACCTGCATCCTGTTAAG AAGTGGCCCATGCGTTCCCTGCTCTACTGTGGCAGCGTGGGAGAGCTGCTGTCAGGAGtcccagccaatcagatgcctCCACCTGGACAGGACGGGGCACAGCCACTGACCCCTGCTGCAGAAGCAGAGCGGGAGTGA